The genome window GATTGCGGCCAAGACGATCAACCAACTTCAGGGACATTACGATATCCATGCTCGAGGCAACGGCCTGGTCGAGGATCTCCTGGCCCGCGAGCGCGCCGCAGGCATCGCCAGGGTGGCTGTGCATACCGCAGCCACGGCGCCATCACAGGTCATCCCTGCCAACAACTGGGCTCTGGATCTCGCGCGCAACCATCCCGAGATCGAGGCCTTCGGCACTATGCACCCGGATTTCCCGGACATGGAACCCGAACTGGACCGGCTGCGCCAAGCCGGCATCCGCGGGCTCAAATTCCATGCCGATTTCCAAGGTTTCTTCCTGGACGATCCGCGCTTCTATCGCGTGCTGGAAGCCGCTGGCAGCGATTTCGTGCTCATGTTCCATGTGGGCGATCGCCTGCCGCCCGAGAAAAATCCAACCTGCCCGCTCAAGCTCGCGCGCATCCGGCGCGAATTCCCCGGACCGACCATCATCGCCGCTCACTTCGGAGGCTATCTGCACTGGGATTGGGCCATCGAACACCTGGCGGGTTCCGACGTCTATATGGATACATCAAGCGCCCTGCCCTTCATGAGCCCTGAGCAACTTCAAGCTATACTAAGCCGCCACCCGTTCGAGCGGCTGCTCTTCGGCAGCGATTATCCCTTGGCAGACCCAGGCGAGGAGATGGAACTTGTGCGCCGCCGCCTGCGACTGTCGGACAGCCGCCTGACGGACCTGCTGGAGAATGCCGAACGGCTCTTTGCGGATGTCAGCGCACAGTAAGGTTGATCGTTCGACCCAGGCGGAATGGCGGATTGGCAAGGCCAGCCTCAATATTCAAGGCTAGCCCAAGTTGGTTGGAGAAGAGCACTGACCTCCGCGATGCGCGTCAGCTCTTGCGCAGGTATTCCTCAAGTGCGACGAAAAGGTGCTCGGCCGTCTCCAGAGCCCGCTGCTTGCGTCCTTGACGCGCCGAGTTTTCCAGCTCCGTGGCCAGCGCATAAATGGATTTGGCCCCGGCGAAGTGTGCACCGTTACGCAGCCCGTGGGCCTCGTCCGATAGACCTTTGAGGTCGTGGGCTTCTTTATGGACACGTAGTGCGTCCAGACGTTGAGGTACTTCCGCCAGGAACATGCGCTTGATGACTTCGCTACGGTCCGGAACCGGCGGCTGGGGCGGCCGAGCGACCTGATTCCGGGAACGCCCCCCGCGCGTGCCCAGGGCATGGACGATCTCGCGCTCCAGCTCCTCGAAGTTGATGGGCTTGAGAACATAGGCGTCCATGCCCGCCTCCATCGCCTTGCTCCGATCCTGGCTCAGGGCGTACGCCGTTAAGGCCACAATAGGGATATCCGCCCAAGGCTCGTCGTTGGACGAGCGAATGATGCGCGTGGCCTCCAACCCATCCATGTGCGGCATTTGGATATCCATTAGGATCAGATCGTAGGGCTTACTCCTGAGCTTCTCCAACACGATCCTTCCATTTTCGGCAATGTCCACGGAGTGGCCCATGGCTTCGAAATAATCCTTAAGGAAGAATTGGTTGATGCGGTTGTCCTCGGCCAGCAGCAGACTCAGGGACTGCCGGTCCTTGAGTCTCACGGGCGACGAGGTGGATGGAGCCGGCTGGGCCGGTTTGCTGACGCTGGCTATGGGCAATGTGAACGAGAAGGAACTGCCTTTGCCCGGCATGCTCTCGACCCAAATCCTACCTCCGAGCATCTCCACGAGGCGTTTAGATATGGCCAACCCCAGCCCCGTACCTCCAAAGCTCTTGGAGTACGAACTGTCGAGTTGACTAAAGCTCTTGAACAACCTGGCCTGCATGTCCCAGGGTATGCCCAGGCCCGTATCATGCACGCAGACAAGAAGCCCCATATCTCTACTATCGCGGTTGTCGTTCGTGACCGAAATCTCCACACTGCCCTCCTCGGTGAACTTGATGGCATTGGAGACGAGATTGGTCAGAACCTGACTGAGCTTGTCAGGATCCGCAAGCATCCAGGCCGGGACTTCGCTGCCTATACTCACAACCAGTTCCAGACCCTTCTCCTGGGCCTGATAGCGATAAGGACTGACCGCTTTCTCCAGGAGCGCGGCCAATTCGAATTCCTGCTCATAGACATCCAACTTGCCCGCCTCGATCTTGGACAGATCCAGGATATCATCTATGATGGCCAGCAGGGCATGGGCGGAATGCTTGATCATGCGCACGTACTCGTCTCTTTCGCGCGGTTCCGTGATGAACGAAAGTCGCTCGGCAAGTCCCAGCACGGCATTGAGCGGAGTGCGTATCTCATGGCTCATGTTGGCCAGGAACTCGCTCTTGGCCCGGTTGGATTCTTCGGCCTCTCTCTTGGCCTGGCGCAGCCTGTCCTCCAGGCGCTTGAAGCGGGTAATGTCGCGCACCACGGCCAACACCGAACCCATGGAACCCGCCGCATCCTGTACCGGAGTGAGTCGCGCCTGCATGTGCCGCTTGTGACGGACGGAATCCAGCTGAAAGGATATGGACGAGTCCTTACCGCTCAGCAGAACCTGCCGCAGGTGGCTATTGAACACCCCGGCGACTTCGCGCTCAGGTATGATCACCTCGATGCCCTGGCCCAAGTAGTGCTCCGGTGGTTGGCCTGCCAGACTTTCCACCACTGGGTTGACGTAGCGGATACGCAGGTCGCGGTCGTGGACGAGAATGAGGTCCGAGGCGCTGTCCATCAGCGTTTTGTATTCCTGTTGAACCTGCTGGAAGGCCCGTTCGGCTATCAGCCTGCCGGCGCTCTCCCGCTCGACCGCGCCCCGGACCGCCTCCAACTCGGAGAAGCGGCGCTCCGCCTCGGCACGCAGGTCGATATGCCTGAGCCCCAGAGTCGCAAGCCCTGCCATGCTCTCCACAAACATGCTATCCAGCACATCTCCTTTGCATCGCCTGTCGGTCACCAGCAAGACGCCTCGGCTGCCCTCAGCGGCAGACCACAAGCTCGTGCCTATGAGATTGCTGCCCAATCCGTAACCGCAGGCGCATTGCAGGCCGGCTTCGCTCCCATCGCCCAATTCCACAACCGTTGGCTCCTGAATAAGCTTTCGGCACAGGCATTCTTCCGCAGGCGAGAACTCCCGACCCGGAGCCCAACACGGTGGAACCCGACCCGACACAGCCATGACGTGGAAGGTCAGATCCGGCCCTACCAGAGCCGCCATGGCCGCGGAGCCGGAAGTAACTTCCAGGGCTCCGTCCACGATATGCTGCATGACTTCGCTCATGCTGTTTCCAGCGAGCATCTCGCCCCCGATACGGGTGAGAATCCGCATGCGACGCAGTGCCTCTTCGATGTATATATCCGACGAGCGAGAGTCGTGCCCGTCAGGCTCGCGCCGCGCGTCCTGCTCGTCCGACTTCAGACCAGATCCGTGTTTCGTCGCATGCTGCCAGCCCATGCGTCCGTCCCCCTTGTTGGACGATGCCTATTCGATACCCGGCTCCATACCAAATGCCATGGACCGGGCCAAAAAGGAAATGGTCGTCCTTGGGGCCGCTGGCTGCAAAATAGATTTCATAGACCAGCGACGGCTTTCGTCTAGGGCCTGTTAACTCTACTTGTCATTGTCTAATCTCTGGCTAGCTTGTTGGTATGCAAATAACCAGAGAGCAGTATCAACGCATCGCGGATAGCTTCCCTCGGCAGCGGGGCAATGTCTCTCTAGATAACCTGCAAGTTATTAACGCCATTTTGTATGTTCTAGAACAAGGTTGCAAGTGG of Desulfocurvibacter africanus subsp. africanus DSM 2603 contains these proteins:
- a CDS encoding amidohydrolase family protein, with product MSMDIHAHAFHPKIAAKTINQLQGHYDIHARGNGLVEDLLARERAAGIARVAVHTAATAPSQVIPANNWALDLARNHPEIEAFGTMHPDFPDMEPELDRLRQAGIRGLKFHADFQGFFLDDPRFYRVLEAAGSDFVLMFHVGDRLPPEKNPTCPLKLARIRREFPGPTIIAAHFGGYLHWDWAIEHLAGSDVYMDTSSALPFMSPEQLQAILSRHPFERLLFGSDYPLADPGEEMELVRRRLRLSDSRLTDLLENAERLFADVSAQ
- a CDS encoding ATP-binding protein; this encodes MGWQHATKHGSGLKSDEQDARREPDGHDSRSSDIYIEEALRRMRILTRIGGEMLAGNSMSEVMQHIVDGALEVTSGSAAMAALVGPDLTFHVMAVSGRVPPCWAPGREFSPAEECLCRKLIQEPTVVELGDGSEAGLQCACGYGLGSNLIGTSLWSAAEGSRGVLLVTDRRCKGDVLDSMFVESMAGLATLGLRHIDLRAEAERRFSELEAVRGAVERESAGRLIAERAFQQVQQEYKTLMDSASDLILVHDRDLRIRYVNPVVESLAGQPPEHYLGQGIEVIIPEREVAGVFNSHLRQVLLSGKDSSISFQLDSVRHKRHMQARLTPVQDAAGSMGSVLAVVRDITRFKRLEDRLRQAKREAEESNRAKSEFLANMSHEIRTPLNAVLGLAERLSFITEPRERDEYVRMIKHSAHALLAIIDDILDLSKIEAGKLDVYEQEFELAALLEKAVSPYRYQAQEKGLELVVSIGSEVPAWMLADPDKLSQVLTNLVSNAIKFTEEGSVEISVTNDNRDSRDMGLLVCVHDTGLGIPWDMQARLFKSFSQLDSSYSKSFGGTGLGLAISKRLVEMLGGRIWVESMPGKGSSFSFTLPIASVSKPAQPAPSTSSPVRLKDRQSLSLLLAEDNRINQFFLKDYFEAMGHSVDIAENGRIVLEKLRSKPYDLILMDIQMPHMDGLEATRIIRSSNDEPWADIPIVALTAYALSQDRSKAMEAGMDAYVLKPINFEELEREIVHALGTRGGRSRNQVARPPQPPVPDRSEVIKRMFLAEVPQRLDALRVHKEAHDLKGLSDEAHGLRNGAHFAGAKSIYALATELENSARQGRKQRALETAEHLFVALEEYLRKS